CGTGTCAGTTTTTAATAAACAAGCGTGGAAAACTTCTCCAATTTATCTACTTGCCCACGTGTCCTATGGAACTTAATCTGATCTCACAATACTGTTTGGACAGAATATGGAATTTCTTTAGCAAGTATATGCTGGAACTTCTTTCCCAAAGTTGTGAAGTTCACTGTGACATAGCTTCTAGTTATGCCTAACGTATCATCTATTGGTGCATATTGATTTTCAGCTCATATTTTAAATGTTCTATGAACTTTAGCATGAAAAATGAATGTAGGGTAGAACATTATAATCATGCATTCAGAGATGAAAATCAGTTACCTGCATTCCAGCTCGTCATTTAAGAGAGCAGGGTACAGAAGCATTATTACACATTTTACAGCAGGGTAAGAAAACTTCAAGGTGTCTGAGTGGCGTTTCTCCTGGTGAAGCAGAGTGTGACCCCTTAAGGTGTTTTGTGTAGTGTGCAGACTATTCTTAAGAACTTGAGTATTGGTTTTTgtgttaacttttttttttagatttcactgAACAAGATCAAATTGTGATGGTAACACATAGTACAGCAAAAGAAGTAACTAACATTTTTCTCATGACGAGACCATGTAGGGAACTTAAAGTTCCATCAGTTATGTTTTCAATGGGGTGGCTTCCACATTTTGTTCCTTATTTACAGTATGTTAGTGGGGCAACCTGGTATCTGCCACATCTTGTGCCTACTGTCTGCACAGGATGCTGGGGAAGAGGTGTTAAAAGCTTGACCATCAAGTTCTtccccttttccccaacttccagcCTAATAAAAAGCTATGGAAACCGTGGAAGTTGTATTTTGGTTAGATTTAATaggtattacatggcttttggTTTTAAATTTTGCTGTGAACCAACACATCTAACctactttttaaagtttttatgaGTATGTTTGGCATTTCATGGTAACTTTAAGAGTACTAGAAAGAAAGTAGGAGATGTGCTGACGGGTAATCCTATGTTTATTATCTTTTCAGTGCTTAACATGAGTCTTGGGGTTTGCTAGTTGCTCATGCCATTATGAGTGCAGAGCACATCTCAGGAAATACCATAGACTATTTTGGAAACTGCTGTTTACTTCATATAACTTGAAAATTGACATACAAACACTGATAACTTTCAGTGGTGAGCTAATGCAAATTCTACAGAAGTTTCCTATCATCTTCCAGGAATACACATTCCATGAAAAGCACAAATGATTTGTGTAGTCAAGTTTTGCATTATACATGGCAACCGTAGCATATGTTGTAGTTTCCCTGAAGTGCAAGACTTTCTTCCGGCACTCCAGATACAAAAGAAACTCCTTTCCACTAAGGCAAAGATTGCCTTATGTaggcacagggctcatttcaagggggaacgcgcaggaacgcagttccggcagttccccaaagaggtcacgttaggtggccccgcccatggggggccattttgggcccatttcatcctggattggggccgaaacatcccggatcgggcctctgatgggtggtggatcactctcctgctcagcagtggcccaattctggccattttgggcccctttttggccattttcagcccccttttgccattttgggcccaattttggccatgagtagccaggattgggtccaaaacagccaggataggtgatgtcaggggtgtggcatatgctaatgagttatgctaatgagttcctccagctctttttctacaaaatgacccctgtgtaggCAGATGAAATTGGCCAGCATATTCTTTGTAAAAACTGGTTTTCttgaaagctgtcattttctgtacATATTTCATCAAAACCATCTTAAACCATCATCAGCTACAAGTTGCCTGAGCCAGTACAGGAGCTGCCAAAAGAGTGTTTGGTTCGGCAGTAACCTTATTCTGTTGTTGAGAGTGGTAGCTGCAAGAGTCTTCGAAGTGGAGTGTAGAAGCTGTGGCTGTTTTTGAAGTTCTCCTAAATCTAACTCTTGCTGGTCATGCAACTGTTGACGCGTTTCCCCTCTTTGTTCTGATTATTAAAGTTACTAATGCAGCTAGAGGGATACACAGAGTGGATGCTGCCACTAGCAACCCAATAACTGCTAGAGCACCACTAGGATAATCCTTTGTAACCAGGTGACCCTGCAAAAGACAGATACACAGCatgtaaagttttaaaaaaaggaacttttttcttgttcttgtcttgaaatacttttattttcaagctacctccatttcttttaatggGGACATCTAGTCTCTTTTACTTTGTAGAAACATCTGAATCTCAGTGGTGCTTTCCACAGGGTCtagtattttatttagaaaatgtatatattgcctttccagaacctgctcaaggtggcataaaacaaaacaatatcaACAAGTAATTGAAGACTAGCCAGGACCTAAAAAGAATGTAAACAGTGCAGCCTAAACTTATACGTCCTTGGGCTTGAAGCAGTTCGTCATCGTCATcgtgtttgatttatataccgcccttcaggattacttaacacccactcagagtggtttacaaagtatgttattaatttccccacaacaacaaacaccctgtgaggcgggtggggctgagagagcaccagagaactgtgactagcccaaggtcacccagctggctacaagtgaaggagtggggaatcaaacctggtacaccaaactggctctaaacaGTTAACAGGATGGATCCCCTTAGCTGGCCAAATAGGAATGGTTTGGCCTGATGCCAAGTGAGCCTCAACAGGGAGAGCATTTCAGAGATGAGAtgtcaccactgaaaaagccttgcCTCTGGTCACCACCTGCCTCTGCAGGCACAGAGAACAAGGCCTGAGAAGAAACCCTTGTAGGACCACAAATTCTGGTGGGGTCTTGAACACTTTCTGTCAAGCAAGTATAGATTAGCTTACCTGTAAGTTGGCACAGGCATACCTATAACTTAAGCTTTTGGGGATATTTTATATGCCAAGATTAAAATGTAGATGATGTCTGTGGGATATTACCCTTTGCCTTCCTCGCCATATTACTCAAACTGCATGCAGATGGCAGCTGTTAAATGCTTGCTTCCCTCCTAAGTCAGGCTAGAAATAATTCTGCGCTTTTCAAAAATTGAATTGCAAAATGAACCCAAAAGGTTGTGTTGCTCATAAAGCTGGCTGTTTAAAAAGCAGTAGATTATAAATATGGAGGTATAAATTTTACAAACAGAACCTGAACAGAGGCTAATTGCTGGGAAGATAAATGGAGGGAAGGGCAAACAATGTCATAAAGTGTACCTCTAAACTGTAAAATGGCTTCAATTTTTTCTGGAAAGACATATGTGACCTAATTTTAACTTCTACCTCACAGAAAATCATTACTGTTCCTCTAAACAGCTTTAGGAGCCTGAGCTATTTAGCCATACACCTCGTAGGAGCAGCAGGGTTAACCTTTATCCTCTGGAAGTCAGGGAAACTGTTAATGAGTTAAGCAAACTGAATATCATTCTAAAAGATTGTTTATGTTGTCATATGTTTGATCCTCTGCTGATCAGGCAGTGATAGATGTTGGATTTTGGAGGTATGCGAGAAAACATGTTTATAACTAAACAAAAAATCCCTGAAACAGCCTACTGTGAGCTGACTATGCTCACTGTCTTCTAGAAGATGCAGTGCTGAACACACTTGACCATCAGTTATGAGTatattgcagtgcaatcctaagcggagttactccagtttaagcccattgatttccattTGCTTCGACtgaagtaactgcttaggattgcactgttagtctgctTCACTACTAACCCATCAACCACTCATAAGATTCTGGAAAATCTGAGGGACCTATCTAAACAATTTCCAAATATTCTCctatttcccccctccaaaatcATTGTGCAGCATAGAGAAAGGGAAGTAAAATACTACTTATGTTTGGGGTTAAAAGAGCAGATCCTGTTATCTGGCTCTAAAACATCAGTTGGCTTCATAGCCCAATTGTCCTATAGCACTATCCTGCTGAGGTTTAGAGCTAAGTGAGCATGCTGGTAGAACtggaaaggaaagggaaataCCCAGTTTTTGTTTCTTCCTGTCATTCTTCGTGTGCCCCTAACTTAACTCGCAGAGTTAAGGAACAGTCCCTTATACTACTATAGTTTCCAGTTTATTTAGATGTGATTGAAAATTCTTTAGATTATTCTCTTATGAAATGCAGTGTACTAATCTTGCCTCTAATACAGAAAAAGTCACTTGGGAAGTTTTACTTATCAAAAGCTGCATTTAGGTAGATCAGTTTTCCCCTTGTCCTACAGAATACAACCAAAACAGCTAACTGcaacattttgttttcaaaattgACTCTTTGATTTCCATACTTCTCCCAAGCTGATAAATTCCAGCCTACTGCTGGTTAGCTTTTCTTAAGAAGTGAACAAAATACCTCTGTTGCGTCCCATGCTTGGTACCGCAGGGTCCCTGTACTGATGTAGTcagtgatgtaaaatataaataggCTTACAATTAGCACAGGACTAGCAAAAGCCCACATAATCTTCCAGTACCAACTTGGCTTATGGCCTGTCATCGCATGAAGGTCTTCCTCAAATCTATCAAGGAAAAGAGAGCACACATTTTGTTAAGTACAATGAGCCAGCGTAGTGTAAAGGGCTAAAGTGTTGGCCTGGGAGCCCCAGCTTCAAATCTACTCTCTGatgtggaagcttgcttggtgaccctgggccagtcacactctcacacACTTAACTGAAGAAGGAAGCGCTGACTCTTGAAAATTCATACCCTATAAATATTGTCggtttttaaggtgccaaatcctactgttctgttgcagatcaacacagctacctatctaaAAATCTCGCACAGCCTAgttactgtgaagataaaatggaggagtgggagaACAACGTCAtaagcaactttgggtccccattgaggagaaagatgggatataaacatACATTTTGAACAGTGTCATTTTGTTTAAATGGTTCCACAGATTCCTGGTCAAAACAAGGCAATAGGTATACTGCAGAAAGTGAAATCCTAGACTGCCAGGAATTTTCAGCCTCCTAGCTTCCGAGGTATAAAAGAGACATAAGTAGGAATTCTGGATAGAAACACAACAGAGCAGTGTTTAGAATACTGGTGCATTGATGTCAACGATGTTCTTACCTTCTTAGCCCATAAATATAACAAACAGCAATAGTTTCCACTAATACAATGAGCAGCAAAGACAGGGTAGCTGCGTAGTCATTGAAGATATCGAACCAATAGCTGCCAGCCTCAAGGGTGAACAGAAGGCCAATGATACAGTTGACAAAACAGATGCCACCTGTGAGAATGAAACAAACCAGTCTCAGTGGGAAGCAAAATACAGAgctggaaatattttttaaaatgtactgcAGAAGCACATTCTGCTTGTGAAAGTGATGGGTGTTCAAATGCTGGACAGATTGGTGCCATTTTAATGCACGAGTGCTTTTGCAGATGGCCCAAAGTAGTTAGCATTTTGTTGACGCTTGCACTCCTTTCAAAAGTGGAAGGAGAGGCACATGGGAAAGAGATCATATTGGCTTGTAAAAGACCAGATCAAGACACATGATGACCTTTGTCACATTCAGGAGCCCCATAGGTGGCACTGTTCATATTCTTGAAGAGGAGAGGTCTACAAGTGCCGCTGTGACCGTGCATGCAATTAGGTTGGCACATGTGACAGTGTTCGCCCTCAACACTTATCGCAAGCTGCtctaacatagtggttaagtggttgagctaggaatcagcactctgctggtttgaatcccactattgccatgagctcagtaggtggccttgtgtaagctcctcctcttggccccagctccccagctgtattgtggagataatagcactgactttgttcaccattctgagtggggtatgcaactgtctagaagagtggtgatTTGCACCTGGACAACTAGTTGCCTTTCACTGCCTTGGGTATGTTTAGGAAGTAAGAAGCTTACCTGAGATCATCTCTTTGGACAAGTGAGTGGAAAGGAATTTGCTGTCCGTCAAAGGAGTGAGGATGGCTGCCGTGTTCCCTAGCATGCTGCCTATCCCCAACATTAGCAGCATAATGAAATAGAGCACTGAATACAACTGGGAGACCTCCATGTTCTTTATTGCTTCAGAGTAGACTATGAATGCCAATCCAGTCCCTTGGACTGCCTGCCCAGAGGAAGGAAAACCAAACAGTAAGATTATGGACAAGGCACTGCCATGTCCAAAGCAacaatggagggaggggggataccTGCCTGAAAAGATCTGCCCATAGGCTGACTGTTGCCCTTTATTATTGTGGGTTAAAACTCTAAGAAGTTTGATTTGCAGCACACTTGCCTATCACCAGTATTTTGTTCTGGAGAATAGATCTGATTGAATTCATTTGGGCTGTTGAACCGTAAGGTGCTGCACTTCGGCACAAGGCCTACCTCTTGAGATGGGCCCTCActgtgtttattattatttaaagggACTGCAGTCTGGCTGGGCTAAAAGAATGTGATGAACATTCTTGGGACTCTGGAGCAGGAAAATGCCTCATTAAATTTTACCCCAAGCTCATATGGTCTCACAATAGGTCTGTGAAAAATGGTCAGAAAATGGAAAACTGGTTCAGAAAGCATCCATACTACACGTACTCAAAACGATCCTGGTCCAGCTGTGGGTCCAGGTAACTGGCTATGCCACCCATTCATCAAATCAAAAAATGTGTGGTGTCAGCCCTTGATTGAGTTAATTGCTCGCTGCTAACTCTGAAGTCCAAACCTACAGTAGTAGCTTTAAGAATACTTTCCTATATCACAAACTTGTCCCCAGGTTGCATTTATGGAGAAGTGTCCTTAGTGAAATTTTTGAGTTACCACAAAGTTAAGTGGCAGATACTCCATAATAAATTTAAAGCCTGCTTCACCAAAAGCAGACTGGTTTCCAGGATGTGTTTTTAACACCTTGAAAATAAAGCTTTGGTCTGTtcaattatttaaataataaGCAGCTCACTGTGTCTAATTCAGCTTCCAGGCTGCAATTCCTTATCTGTGGAAACAGTTCTGTATATTCACTGGGATGAGCAGATGCTAGATAAACTTTCATATCTTCAAGGTTTGCTGCCGTTAATAGTCCTTCTTCCAGTTCAAAAGCATTTGTAAGGAGCAAGATCACCCTGTCAACACATTTAATTTAGATACTGTGAAAGAAAGCAATAAGCAATGTTTTCAAAAGGTAGCCTCTGGTACCCCAAAATGATTTGatgacagatttttttaaaaaattaaaaccttaAACCAAATGACAATTGAGAAGTGGATCAGTGCTCTAACTTGGCTCCAAAACAGTAAGAAATTTACCATGCATCTATTttcagtctgtgtgtgtgtcaaaatCATCCTTAGGAACCCTCATACTGGGCCAATTATTGTAATGCTTTGACATTAAGTGGGTGTTCTCTCAAATGGGTTCATTGCACACTCAGAGACCTTTCCGTTATCTCATGCCAAGGCTCCAAATTAGATGGTAGGAATCCATgacacccccaccccattgttttTTCCTGGATCTCCATCTTGTTAAAATAAACAAAGGTCAAGCTGATTGCAATACCTGTTCAGGAGGAGCAGACGAAACAAAAAGGCAATCTTACTTGCTTATGCAGCTTTCGTAATTGAAAGTTGccttaaaaccataaatagagaAAGTCACAATGCTGGCAAAGATTGAGGTGGAACTGTTGATTAGGGAGACAATGATGGCGTGCCGCTCACAGTTGTTGCTTGGCTCGTTGTAGCTGGCAAAAGCAATCAGGCTTCCAAAGCCAAGCCCAAGAGAGAAGAAGATCTGAGTTGCTGCGTTAATCCACGTCTTGGGGTTTGCTAGTTGCTCTAGCTGTAAGACACACAAAAATGAAACTGGAGCTATTATGCCGCATAAGTCATGCCCATAGGTCAGGTCATTGCAATTCTCattttatggatatggaatagaGAATGAACAATATGGACACAGCATGCTTTCCCTGTCTGGTAAGATCCACTCCTGTGGTGAAAGGCTGCTAAAAAGCCTGATGCTATATGCATTTACTTGGATATAAACACCACTAAATCCAACGGGTCTCACTCCTAACTTAAGCAAGTATGAATTAGAACTTCAGCCTTAGTACCAATAAAACTGAACCAGCCCCAGATGTCTCAGCATTGTGGGCAAGCACCCAGATCTGTAACTCTTCATTCCTGCTCAACATTATATTCCTCCTTCCTGGCAGGTCAGAGCGCACCCTTCTGCTTTTGACATTGCCAAAACTGAGCTCTGGAGAGTGCAATTAAAGGGAGCTGCCCAACAGGCATACGTTCAATCTGTTATTAATCTGATTTCCGGTTTTTATCTCTGAGGCTGTAACTGCCTCAAGGAAGTTCCATGTCAGACTACTGCAATATAAATTCCTCTAAGAGCCTCTTTCCAGGGGATTATATTTTAAAGTGTAACCCGAAGTTAAAGTAACCCCAGGTTAAATCCTATGAATGTTAATGGAGCAGATCCCATATATATAAGCtcacagaatttttaaaacattttgcgATCTTTCTGACTTGCATGGGCAACAAAGGTGTTAATGTGCCAAATTCATTTGTTTTGATTGAGAACCCTGTAACATGCTCCTCCTCTGCACATGGAGCTCTGGTGCATTTCTGCAGCTCCATTCCACTTCTGTAGAGAACACTCTTCTGCTCTCACACTGAAGAGGCCTC
Above is a window of Eublepharis macularius isolate TG4126 chromosome 11, MPM_Emac_v1.0, whole genome shotgun sequence DNA encoding:
- the SLC6A20 gene encoding sodium- and chloride-dependent transporter XTRP3 — encoded protein: MEKTRPLWDNPFQFVFACISYAVGLGNVWRFPYLCQMYGGGGFLVPYLIMLIVEGMPLLYLELAVGQRMRQGSIGAWNRISPYLCGVGIASVVVSFFLSMYYNVINAWAFWYLFHSFQDPLPWANCPLNSNHTNYVEECEKASSTQYFWYRKTLNISPSIEESGSIQWEQAVCLILAWLLVYLCILRGTESTGKVVYVTATLPYVVLIIYLIRGLTLHGATNGLMYMFTPKLEQLANPKTWINAATQIFFSLGLGFGSLIAFASYNEPSNNCERHAIIVSLINSSTSIFASIVTFSIYGFKATFNYESCISKVILLLTNAFELEEGLLTAANLEDMKVYLASAHPSEYTELFPQIRNCSLEAELDTAVQGTGLAFIVYSEAIKNMEVSQLYSVLYFIMLLMLGIGSMLGNTAAILTPLTDSKFLSTHLSKEMISGGICFVNCIIGLLFTLEAGSYWFDIFNDYAATLSLLLIVLVETIAVCYIYGLRRFEEDLHAMTGHKPSWYWKIMWAFASPVLIVSLFIFYITDYISTGTLRYQAWDATEGHLVTKDYPSGALAVIGLLVAASTLCIPLAALVTLIIRTKRGNASTVA